In one Spirosoma rigui genomic region, the following are encoded:
- a CDS encoding D-alanyl-D-alanine carboxypeptidase/D-alanyl-D-alanine-endopeptidase has product MKYFFLFVSCLLVVSCSPARRLVKDLQTKPDYTSRAVGLALFDPASRKHLISYNADQTFTPASNTKLFSFYAGLLTLPDSLPALRYVVRSDSLIFWGTGNPLLLHPDLPDTTALAFLRSRPEKLYFSPANYDGPRYGPGWAWDDYNDDYSAELSPLPIYGNVVRFKPGQSSPRRFMDSTRTDGVKAATGIKRAEFGNQFSRPAAGKATSQDVPFHWSAGLAAQLLADTLHRPVGVLQLPVPSDARLLRGGLSDSLYKRMLWVSDNQFAEQVLFMGSAERKAPTLDPVGLLRRMADSVLRYPAVSAKWVDGSGLSRYNLFTPNVLIDLLAKIAAVVPQPRLFALLPAAGQSGTLKGMVVGSKPYIFAKSGSMSGVYNLSGYLLTQRGRLLYFSIMNNNFTGPVSTVRRQTADLLKRIHEQF; this is encoded by the coding sequence ATGAAATACTTTTTCCTGTTCGTTAGTTGCTTGCTGGTTGTCAGCTGCTCTCCCGCCCGGCGGCTGGTAAAAGACCTGCAGACTAAACCTGACTACACGAGCCGTGCCGTGGGTCTTGCACTCTTCGACCCTGCCAGCAGGAAACACCTGATCAGTTACAACGCCGACCAAACTTTTACGCCGGCATCCAACACTAAACTATTCAGTTTTTATGCCGGGCTGCTGACTTTGCCCGACTCACTACCTGCCTTGCGTTACGTAGTCCGGTCCGACTCGCTGATTTTCTGGGGCACGGGCAATCCGCTACTCCTTCATCCCGACCTGCCCGATACTACCGCACTAGCTTTTTTGCGCAGTCGGCCCGAAAAGCTGTATTTCTCGCCCGCCAACTACGATGGTCCCCGGTATGGACCGGGTTGGGCTTGGGACGATTATAACGATGATTATTCCGCTGAACTGTCGCCCCTGCCTATCTACGGCAATGTTGTCCGGTTTAAGCCGGGTCAGAGCAGTCCCCGTCGGTTTATGGATAGTACCCGAACCGATGGCGTAAAGGCCGCGACGGGTATTAAACGGGCCGAGTTCGGCAACCAGTTTTCGCGCCCGGCCGCCGGTAAAGCCACCAGTCAGGATGTACCGTTTCACTGGTCGGCGGGGCTGGCGGCTCAGCTTCTGGCCGATACGCTGCACAGACCAGTGGGCGTACTCCAGCTACCCGTTCCATCCGATGCCCGGTTGCTGCGGGGTGGGCTCTCCGACTCGCTATACAAACGGATGCTTTGGGTGAGTGACAATCAGTTTGCCGAGCAGGTGCTGTTCATGGGATCGGCTGAGCGAAAAGCGCCAACCCTCGATCCCGTTGGGCTGTTGCGTCGTATGGCCGACTCGGTGCTGCGTTACCCGGCCGTTTCGGCGAAGTGGGTCGATGGGTCGGGCCTGTCGCGGTATAATCTCTTCACACCGAATGTATTGATCGATCTACTTGCCAAAATTGCCGCGGTTGTTCCGCAGCCGCGTCTGTTTGCCTTGCTGCCCGCTGCTGGACAGTCGGGTACCCTGAAAGGGATGGTGGTGGGAAGTAAACCCTATATTTTCGCTAAATCCGGGTCGATGAGTGGCGTATATAATCTGAGCGGATACCTCCTGACCCAACGCGGCAGGCTGCTGTATTTCAGTATCATGAACAATAACTTTACCGGGCCTGTATCGACTGTGCGCCGGCAAACGGCTGATCTGCTCAAACGGATTCACGAGCAATTTTGA
- a CDS encoding RecQ family ATP-dependent DNA helicase, protein MTTRQILQQFWGYNSFRPMQEEVVNTVLARQDALVLMPTGGGKSICFQVPTLAMKGVCIVVTPLIALMKDQVEQLRRRGIPAAAIYAGMNYREIDTTLDNCIYGNTKFLYLSPERLRTEIVIERAKQMTVCLLAVDEAHCVSAWGYDFRPPYLQIAEFRALIPDTPVIALTASATPDVQTDILEKLAMRSPELFRQTFARPNLSYSVMLEENKENRLLRILERVPGSAIVYVRSRKQTQQVAQLLSRQNISADFYHAGLTNEQRSAKQDAWIQNRTRVMVATNAFGMGIDKPDVRTVVHLDVPDSLEAYYQEAGRAGRDGQKAYAVMLYTSGDLESLTFRTEQLYQPVAMLRRVYQAIANYTAVPLGGGEFNSYDFDLSAFTNTFSLPPQETHYALKQLQLEGLIQLSENYYRPSKLTLTMDNRQLYEFQVLNPRFDSFLKLILRMYGGEVFTEFITISETAMAMAFKINQSEVVTLLEQLHQRNVIIYEKQKDKPQLTYLTPRYDAPSLPINFAELNRRKELAMRKVQSAILYTEHPTQCRTRLLQAYFGEKPGERCGICDNCIRKKKASEAVPPSPAVREQVRDYVALANGPGVSPKQLSHHFAQTDADALAQTVKQMLAEEEIKYNKNGNLTLNQ, encoded by the coding sequence ATGACCACGCGGCAGATATTACAGCAGTTTTGGGGATACAACTCGTTCCGACCCATGCAGGAAGAGGTTGTCAACACCGTGCTGGCCCGGCAGGATGCGCTCGTACTGATGCCCACCGGCGGGGGCAAATCGATCTGCTTCCAGGTACCTACGCTGGCCATGAAGGGCGTTTGTATCGTTGTCACGCCCCTGATTGCGCTCATGAAAGACCAGGTTGAGCAGCTGCGCCGGCGGGGTATTCCAGCCGCAGCTATCTACGCGGGCATGAACTACCGCGAAATCGATACGACACTCGACAACTGCATTTACGGCAACACCAAGTTTCTGTACCTGTCGCCCGAGCGGCTACGTACCGAAATTGTCATTGAGCGGGCCAAGCAGATGACCGTTTGTCTGCTGGCCGTTGACGAAGCCCACTGCGTGTCGGCCTGGGGGTATGACTTCCGTCCACCTTACCTGCAGATTGCCGAATTCAGGGCGCTGATTCCCGATACGCCGGTGATTGCCCTGACTGCATCGGCTACTCCCGACGTGCAGACCGACATTCTGGAAAAGCTGGCGATGCGCTCACCGGAGTTGTTCCGGCAAACTTTCGCCCGCCCGAACCTGTCGTATTCGGTCATGCTGGAAGAAAATAAGGAAAACCGCCTGCTCCGCATACTGGAGCGGGTACCCGGCTCGGCTATCGTCTACGTTCGCAGCCGCAAGCAAACCCAGCAGGTAGCGCAGCTATTGAGCCGCCAGAACATCTCGGCCGACTTTTACCACGCCGGCCTGACCAACGAGCAGCGGTCGGCGAAACAGGATGCCTGGATACAAAACCGGACCCGGGTCATGGTGGCAACCAACGCCTTCGGGATGGGTATTGATAAGCCCGACGTCCGGACGGTCGTTCACCTCGACGTACCCGACTCCCTCGAAGCCTACTACCAGGAAGCAGGCCGGGCCGGACGCGACGGGCAAAAAGCCTACGCCGTCATGCTCTACACGTCCGGCGATCTGGAAAGCCTGACGTTCCGCACGGAGCAGCTCTACCAGCCCGTGGCCATGCTGCGCCGGGTGTACCAGGCGATTGCCAACTACACCGCCGTACCGCTGGGCGGGGGTGAGTTCAACAGCTACGACTTCGATCTAAGCGCCTTCACGAACACGTTCAGCCTGCCTCCGCAGGAAACGCACTACGCCCTGAAGCAGCTCCAGCTGGAGGGTCTCATCCAGCTGAGCGAGAATTACTACCGACCGTCCAAGCTGACACTGACGATGGATAACCGGCAACTGTACGAATTTCAGGTGCTGAACCCACGCTTCGACTCCTTCCTCAAGCTGATTCTTCGCATGTACGGCGGGGAGGTCTTTACCGAGTTCATCACCATATCGGAAACGGCGATGGCGATGGCTTTTAAGATCAACCAGAGCGAGGTGGTCACCCTGCTGGAACAGCTACACCAGCGAAACGTCATCATCTATGAAAAGCAGAAAGACAAGCCCCAGCTTACCTACCTGACCCCCCGCTACGACGCGCCCTCGCTACCCATCAACTTTGCGGAGCTGAACCGTCGGAAAGAACTCGCGATGCGGAAGGTACAGTCGGCCATTCTTTATACCGAGCACCCCACCCAGTGCCGGACGCGCCTGCTGCAAGCGTATTTTGGTGAAAAACCGGGCGAGCGGTGCGGTATCTGCGACAACTGCATCAGGAAAAAGAAAGCGTCGGAGGCAGTGCCCCCCTCGCCGGCGGTTCGGGAACAGGTGCGCGATTATGTAGCCCTGGCCAATGGCCCCGGCGTGTCGCCCAAGCAGCTGAGCCACCACTTCGCCCAGACCGATGCCGACGCACTGGCCCAGACGGTAAAGCAAATGCTGGCCGAAGAAGAAATCAAATACAACAAGAACGGTAACCTGACGCTGAATCAATAA
- the msrB gene encoding peptide-methionine (R)-S-oxide reductase MsrB: MIQKVIKTDEEWRQQLTPEQYRVARGKGTERAFSGEYCEAHEPGLYACVCCGTDLFESTTKFESGTGWPSFTEPIAEDRIRLEKDFSHGMFRVEVLCNVCDAHLGHVFNDGPKPTGMRYCLNSVSLVLKRAEESK; encoded by the coding sequence ATGATTCAGAAAGTTATTAAGACCGATGAAGAGTGGCGGCAGCAGCTGACGCCGGAACAATACCGGGTGGCGCGGGGCAAAGGAACCGAGCGGGCTTTCTCGGGTGAGTACTGCGAAGCCCACGAGCCGGGTCTGTATGCCTGCGTATGCTGCGGCACCGACCTGTTCGAGTCGACCACCAAATTTGAGTCCGGTACGGGCTGGCCCAGCTTCACCGAACCCATCGCTGAGGACCGCATCCGGCTGGAAAAAGATTTCAGCCATGGGATGTTTCGTGTCGAGGTACTGTGCAACGTGTGCGACGCGCACCTGGGCCATGTCTTCAACGACGGCCCTAAACCAACCGGTATGCGTTACTGCCTCAATTCGGTATCGCTGGTGCTAAAACGGGCTGAAGAATCAAAATAG
- a CDS encoding cupin domain-containing protein, translating into MKTIAIGWLLFLAVTPVFSQRIPSNVYRWHQAPVSKHAGYEDRTLLEGTTRDFNNFSVHALTVFPNQPAQPLQQLDEELLIIVKEGEISVTAAGKHKTLGPGSVVLIMPGDAYRLENKSAKPLTYYVMRYTSNEVPDLDLYQMAGESFWIDWKEVPFQAHDKGGIRRMFDRATVMTRRFEMHVTTLNAGLWSHPPHTHRAAEILLLMENKAQESIDGVLHPAEVGDIIFLEANVPHAIQNTGQGSCTYFAFQFE; encoded by the coding sequence ATGAAAACGATCGCTATCGGCTGGCTGCTCTTTCTGGCCGTAACACCCGTCTTTTCTCAGCGTATACCCTCGAATGTGTACCGCTGGCACCAGGCACCGGTCAGCAAACACGCGGGCTACGAAGACCGGACGCTGCTGGAAGGAACGACGCGGGATTTTAATAATTTCTCCGTCCATGCCCTGACCGTTTTCCCCAACCAGCCTGCGCAGCCCCTGCAGCAACTGGATGAGGAACTCCTGATTATTGTCAAAGAAGGGGAGATATCGGTGACGGCTGCGGGAAAACACAAGACGCTGGGCCCGGGTAGTGTTGTCTTAATTATGCCCGGCGATGCGTACCGGCTGGAAAATAAGAGCGCAAAGCCACTCACGTACTACGTTATGCGGTACACTTCGAACGAAGTGCCGGATCTGGATCTGTACCAGATGGCCGGGGAGTCGTTCTGGATCGACTGGAAAGAGGTGCCGTTTCAGGCGCACGACAAAGGCGGCATTCGCCGGATGTTTGACCGGGCTACGGTCATGACCCGGCGCTTTGAGATGCACGTAACAACGCTCAACGCTGGTTTGTGGAGCCACCCGCCCCACACCCATCGGGCCGCCGAGATACTGCTTTTGATGGAAAATAAGGCGCAGGAAAGCATTGATGGAGTGCTACACCCCGCCGAGGTGGGGGATATAATTTTTTTGGAAGCCAATGTTCCTCACGCGATTCAGAACACCGGTCAGGGAAGCTGTACGTACTTCGCTTTTCAGTTTGAGTAA
- a CDS encoding sulfatase family protein: MAWMSKPVAKKPNIVLFFIDDLGYGDLSCTGAMGYRTPNLDRMAAEGSRFTNFLAAQAVCSASRASLLTGCYPNRIGIAGALGPSSAVGINPDEETLPELLKEQGYATGIFGKWHLGDKQAFLPLQHGFDEYYGVPYSHDMWPLHPDQARANYPPLFLIEGNRPTKEVKTLDDASNLTLSLTERAVSFVRRHKKEPFFLYIPHPLPHVPLAASARFRGKSERGLFGDVLMELDWSVGQVMEELKQQGLDKNTLVLFISDNGPWLNYGDHAGSAGGLREGKGTTFEGGHRVPCLVRWPGVVPAGRVSSKLLTTMDVLPTVASLCGARLPKKTIDGVNWLALLTGDESVTPRDHFFYYYRKNSLEAVRQGNWKLVFAHPGRTYEGFLPGEGGKPGPNTENHAFPEALYDLQRDPGERYDVREQHPDIVGRLRKLADGARDELGDDLQQRPGRGLREAGTVSQSR; the protein is encoded by the coding sequence ATGGCCTGGATGAGTAAACCCGTAGCTAAGAAACCCAATATCGTTCTGTTTTTTATCGACGATCTGGGCTACGGCGACCTGTCCTGCACCGGGGCAATGGGCTACCGCACGCCCAACCTGGACCGAATGGCGGCCGAAGGGAGCCGATTTACCAACTTTCTGGCTGCGCAGGCGGTGTGCAGTGCGTCAAGGGCCTCGTTGCTGACGGGCTGCTACCCCAACCGAATCGGTATTGCGGGTGCGTTGGGCCCCTCGTCGGCAGTTGGCATCAACCCCGACGAGGAAACGCTGCCCGAACTCCTGAAAGAGCAGGGGTATGCGACCGGCATCTTCGGCAAGTGGCATCTGGGCGATAAGCAGGCGTTTCTGCCGCTGCAACACGGATTCGATGAGTACTACGGTGTTCCGTACTCGCATGATATGTGGCCGCTCCATCCCGACCAGGCCCGGGCCAACTACCCGCCCCTGTTTCTGATCGAGGGCAACCGGCCGACCAAAGAAGTCAAAACCCTGGACGATGCCAGTAACCTGACGTTAAGCCTCACCGAACGCGCCGTTTCGTTCGTCCGTCGGCATAAAAAAGAGCCCTTCTTTCTGTATATTCCCCACCCGCTGCCCCACGTACCACTGGCTGCATCGGCGCGATTCCGGGGTAAGAGCGAACGCGGTCTGTTTGGTGACGTGCTGATGGAGCTGGACTGGTCGGTAGGGCAGGTGATGGAGGAGTTGAAGCAGCAGGGACTGGACAAGAATACGCTCGTTCTCTTTATCAGCGATAATGGTCCCTGGCTCAACTACGGTGACCATGCCGGATCGGCAGGCGGGTTGCGCGAGGGCAAGGGTACTACCTTCGAAGGAGGCCACCGGGTACCGTGTCTGGTGCGCTGGCCCGGCGTCGTACCGGCCGGCCGGGTTAGCAGTAAACTACTGACAACCATGGATGTACTGCCAACCGTAGCCAGCCTGTGCGGAGCCCGGCTACCCAAAAAAACGATCGATGGGGTCAACTGGCTGGCGCTGCTGACGGGCGATGAGTCGGTAACGCCACGCGATCACTTCTTTTATTACTACCGGAAAAATAGCCTCGAAGCCGTTCGGCAGGGCAACTGGAAGCTGGTCTTTGCGCATCCCGGACGAACGTATGAAGGATTTTTGCCGGGTGAGGGGGGGAAACCCGGCCCAAATACCGAGAATCACGCCTTTCCCGAGGCCCTCTACGATCTGCAGCGGGACCCCGGCGAGCGCTACGATGTCCGGGAACAGCATCCCGACATTGTGGGCCGGCTGCGCAAACTGGCCGACGGAGCGCGTGATGAGCTGGGAGATGATTTACAACAACGCCCGGGGCGCGGTCTCAGAGAGGCCGGAACCGTTTCGCAAAGCCGGTAA
- a CDS encoding beta-L-arabinofuranosidase domain-containing protein, which yields MRTHALLQCLFVSVALTTLGPAKLAAQSTVTYLSNRAPLHPNAYLELPLGAIKPKGWLREMLVRQKEGATGNLDKLYPLVMNNRNGWLGGDGDQWERGPYWIDGLLPLAYLLDDQALIAKTKPWVEWAIASQQPDGYFGPSKDYGPEPGLQRDNSRDWWPKMVMLKILKQYYSATGDKRVIRLMTNYFRYQLRELPAKPLDHWTFWARYRGGDNLMIVYWLYKITGDKFLLDLGDLIHKQTFNYTNAFLNTDMLTKMGSIHCVNLAQGIKVPVIYYQHHPEKKYLDATHKGFADIRKYNGMAHGLYGGDEALHGNNPTQGSELCSAVEMMFSLESMLEITGEVGYADHMEKIAFNALPAQISDDFMTRQYFQQANQVMATRHARNFDVNHSGTDLCYGLLSGYPCCTSNMHQGWPKFTQNLWYATPDKGLAALVYSPSEVKAVVGDGTAVSFSEETNYPFGETIKFTLTTSKSVAFPFHLRIPEWCKKGTVKVNGTVWQEGSGNQVVILKRTWKTGDVVELALPMHVFKNNWYENSLSIERGPLTYALKIGEEIKRVKNEKDPIDYGDSYDEIRPTTPWNYSLIQVPDAALEASYTVEKKLQVAAFPWNPENAPLQIKTKAVRIPGWQLYNEMAGPIPYSVMYNPETAAQQEEITLIPYGCTTLRIAQFPVTGGR from the coding sequence ATGAGAACCCATGCACTGCTTCAATGCCTGTTTGTGAGTGTTGCCCTGACTACGTTGGGACCGGCGAAGCTGGCCGCACAATCCACCGTTACTTACCTAAGCAACCGGGCTCCTCTCCACCCAAACGCCTACCTGGAACTGCCGCTGGGAGCCATTAAGCCTAAAGGCTGGCTACGGGAAATGCTCGTTCGACAGAAAGAAGGCGCTACCGGTAATCTGGATAAACTGTATCCACTCGTGATGAACAACCGGAATGGCTGGCTGGGGGGCGATGGCGATCAGTGGGAGCGGGGGCCGTACTGGATCGACGGTCTGCTGCCGCTGGCCTACCTGCTGGACGATCAGGCACTCATTGCCAAAACGAAGCCGTGGGTCGAATGGGCCATTGCCAGCCAGCAGCCCGACGGCTATTTCGGTCCATCGAAAGACTACGGCCCAGAACCCGGTCTGCAGCGCGACAACAGCCGCGACTGGTGGCCAAAAATGGTAATGCTCAAAATACTGAAGCAGTATTATTCGGCTACCGGCGACAAGCGGGTGATTCGCCTGATGACCAACTATTTCAGGTACCAGCTCCGGGAGCTTCCGGCGAAACCGCTTGACCACTGGACGTTCTGGGCGCGCTACCGCGGGGGCGACAATCTGATGATTGTATATTGGTTGTATAAGATCACAGGCGACAAATTTCTGCTCGATCTGGGCGATCTGATCCATAAACAGACATTCAATTACACAAACGCGTTTCTGAATACCGATATGCTGACGAAAATGGGAAGTATCCATTGCGTCAATCTGGCTCAGGGTATAAAAGTGCCCGTCATCTATTACCAGCACCATCCCGAAAAGAAGTACCTCGACGCTACACACAAAGGATTCGCTGACATCCGGAAATACAACGGTATGGCACACGGGCTGTATGGTGGCGATGAGGCTCTGCATGGTAATAACCCGACGCAGGGGTCGGAACTGTGCTCGGCCGTTGAAATGATGTTTTCGCTGGAGAGCATGCTCGAAATTACGGGAGAGGTGGGTTATGCTGACCACATGGAGAAAATCGCGTTCAATGCGCTGCCGGCTCAAATCTCGGACGACTTTATGACCCGTCAGTATTTCCAGCAGGCTAATCAGGTGATGGCCACGCGGCACGCCCGCAATTTCGACGTTAATCACAGCGGAACCGACCTCTGCTACGGTCTGCTGTCGGGCTATCCCTGTTGTACGTCCAATATGCATCAGGGCTGGCCCAAATTCACGCAAAACCTCTGGTATGCCACGCCCGACAAAGGGCTGGCTGCTTTGGTCTACTCCCCCAGTGAGGTCAAAGCCGTTGTGGGCGACGGAACGGCGGTCTCGTTCAGTGAAGAGACGAACTACCCCTTTGGTGAGACGATTAAATTCACGCTGACGACCAGTAAGTCCGTTGCCTTTCCGTTCCACCTTCGCATACCGGAATGGTGTAAAAAAGGGACGGTTAAGGTTAATGGTACCGTTTGGCAGGAGGGTAGCGGTAACCAGGTCGTTATACTGAAACGAACCTGGAAAACGGGCGATGTCGTCGAGTTAGCGTTGCCCATGCACGTTTTCAAGAATAACTGGTATGAAAACTCATTATCGATCGAGCGCGGTCCCCTTACTTACGCGCTGAAAATTGGCGAGGAGATAAAACGGGTTAAGAACGAAAAAGACCCCATCGACTACGGGGATTCGTACGACGAGATACGCCCGACAACGCCCTGGAATTACAGCCTGATTCAGGTCCCGGACGCGGCTCTGGAAGCCAGTTATACCGTCGAAAAGAAGCTTCAGGTAGCGGCCTTTCCCTGGAATCCGGAGAATGCCCCGCTACAGATTAAAACAAAGGCAGTACGTATTCCAGGCTGGCAGCTGTACAACGAAATGGCCGGACCCATTCCCTACAGTGTTATGTACAATCCGGAAACGGCTGCGCAGCAGGAAGAAATCACGCTTATTCCCTATGGGTGTACTACCCTGCGTATTGCGCAGTTTCCGGTAACCGGCGGCCGATAA
- a CDS encoding T9SS type A sorting domain-containing protein: MARSNPSAKVRTIPSAAYEQFARQLHTQLPVPKTICYKTDRDEFTRILPPDAFLKARRNPGARLAPTAQFIVSYSGFTPEAQKAFQYAVDIWSSILVSPVPIRIQANWVQQDRGVLGSAGPTEIRVGTDGVQKANGIYAIALAEKIARRQLNHPDSADIVASFNRNNNWYYGIDANPPTGQTDLVSVVLHEICHGLGFIGYFGAPDNGNVGQYLSSGFPGVYDHFIENGQGQRLVASTELFPDNSNELFRQLTGNNLFLNGPLLRQSTGQRAKIYAPATFDRGSSIYHLDESTYPARNANSLMTPQLGNAEAIHSPGPLVLNIMSDMEWKTTSVLHDRLASSEDVTDLVFSTRVISDTTLAAGSVRLFYRKGPPTATDSSFIAITPARVGTTDEYRYTLPAAQAQGDIWYYFQAQDASGRTFTNPGKRPSGQQALNRVQIGPDKAPPTIRYSPPKNFLFTTAVADSLPLYVTISDDRPTGIDTAYVEYQINGQAQPALPLRYNRGAINGVFYDSLYVNRITFPANSLKAGDKLTYRFVARDASRSTNQSVSPATGFYELTVVSPLAPRDRYTTTFQNATAATDFVGYGFSVSTPVSFTNPAAHSEHPYRNGADYQNQSNYEYVLLAPITLKANPDSAVMRYDEVVLVEPGDPASRFGEDGFYDYVIVEGSSDNGKTWKPLVNGYDSNDQFDWLAAYNRSLVSGLPGEQNSATVGTATLYKRRTVPMLATGNFQAGQTILIRFRLFADQLAHGWGWAIDNLDIQVPPPPPVLANEPVNAGRFTVYPNPVTTGLIRIEAELSRPVAEAGLVISGPTGQTFRQSTVKVGGTTFSQQLDLTQLPTGLYVVRLKAGDVVLTQKVIIAR, translated from the coding sequence ATGGCCCGATCGAACCCCTCGGCCAAAGTACGGACCATACCCTCGGCCGCTTATGAGCAGTTTGCCCGGCAACTGCATACCCAATTGCCGGTTCCCAAAACCATCTGTTACAAAACAGACCGCGACGAATTCACCCGGATTCTGCCGCCCGACGCGTTTCTGAAAGCGCGCCGGAATCCTGGTGCCCGCCTGGCACCCACGGCTCAGTTTATCGTCTCTTATTCCGGATTCACGCCCGAAGCGCAAAAAGCGTTTCAGTATGCGGTCGATATCTGGTCGAGTATTTTAGTGTCGCCGGTGCCCATCCGTATCCAGGCCAACTGGGTCCAGCAGGACCGCGGGGTACTCGGCTCAGCGGGGCCAACTGAAATTCGCGTGGGTACCGACGGTGTGCAGAAGGCAAACGGTATCTATGCCATTGCTCTGGCGGAGAAAATAGCCCGTCGTCAACTAAATCACCCGGACTCGGCCGATATCGTTGCCTCGTTCAACCGCAATAACAACTGGTACTACGGAATCGACGCCAATCCACCTACCGGCCAAACGGATCTGGTGTCGGTTGTCCTGCACGAAATATGCCACGGACTGGGTTTCATCGGTTACTTCGGCGCGCCCGATAACGGGAACGTCGGCCAATACCTGTCGAGTGGCTTTCCGGGCGTATACGACCATTTCATCGAAAATGGACAGGGCCAGCGACTAGTGGCCTCTACGGAGCTGTTTCCTGATAACTCCAACGAGTTGTTTCGGCAGCTAACGGGTAACAATCTATTCCTGAACGGGCCGTTGCTGCGGCAGAGTACGGGTCAGCGGGCCAAAATATACGCCCCCGCGACCTTCGACCGGGGATCGAGTATTTACCACCTCGACGAGAGCACCTACCCGGCCCGGAATGCCAACTCGCTGATGACCCCCCAACTGGGCAATGCCGAAGCTATTCACTCGCCAGGACCACTGGTGCTGAATATCATGTCGGATATGGAATGGAAAACGACATCCGTGCTGCACGATCGGCTGGCGAGCAGCGAAGACGTTACTGATCTGGTGTTTAGTACCCGTGTTATCAGCGACACCACGCTGGCTGCCGGATCAGTACGGTTGTTTTACCGTAAGGGACCACCAACCGCTACCGACTCAAGCTTTATCGCCATTACGCCGGCCCGGGTCGGCACCACCGACGAATATCGGTACACGCTGCCGGCCGCCCAGGCGCAGGGCGACATCTGGTACTATTTTCAGGCGCAGGATGCATCCGGGCGGACGTTCACCAACCCCGGCAAACGGCCATCGGGCCAGCAGGCCCTCAATCGGGTTCAGATTGGCCCGGACAAGGCTCCGCCGACCATCCGCTACAGTCCACCCAAAAATTTCCTCTTCACGACTGCCGTCGCTGATAGTTTACCGCTCTACGTCACCATCTCCGACGACCGGCCAACGGGCATCGACACGGCCTATGTTGAATACCAGATCAACGGACAGGCGCAGCCGGCATTGCCACTGCGCTACAACCGAGGGGCAATTAACGGGGTGTTTTACGACAGTCTTTACGTAAATCGCATCACGTTTCCCGCCAACTCGCTGAAAGCGGGGGATAAGCTGACGTACCGGTTTGTAGCGCGGGATGCATCGCGGTCGACAAACCAGTCTGTCAGCCCGGCAACGGGTTTCTACGAACTAACCGTTGTGAGTCCACTGGCTCCGCGCGATCGATACACCACCACCTTTCAGAATGCCACCGCGGCTACTGATTTTGTTGGCTACGGATTCAGCGTTTCTACGCCGGTCAGCTTCACGAACCCGGCGGCTCATTCGGAGCATCCCTATCGGAACGGTGCCGATTACCAGAACCAGAGCAATTACGAATACGTGTTGCTGGCCCCCATCACTCTAAAAGCCAATCCCGACAGCGCGGTCATGCGGTACGACGAAGTCGTGCTCGTTGAACCCGGCGACCCCGCCAGCCGGTTTGGCGAAGACGGCTTCTATGACTACGTGATTGTGGAAGGGTCCAGCGACAATGGAAAAACCTGGAAGCCGCTGGTGAACGGCTATGACTCAAACGACCAGTTCGACTGGCTGGCTGCCTATAACCGTAGTCTGGTGTCGGGACTGCCGGGTGAGCAGAACTCCGCAACGGTGGGTACGGCGACGTTATACAAGCGACGAACGGTGCCGATGCTGGCGACAGGAAATTTCCAGGCGGGTCAAACGATCCTGATCCGATTCCGGCTCTTTGCCGATCAGCTGGCACATGGCTGGGGCTGGGCCATTGACAACCTCGATATTCAGGTGCCGCCCCCACCGCCGGTGCTGGCCAATGAGCCCGTCAACGCCGGCCGGTTCACGGTATACCCTAACCCTGTCACGACGGGCCTGATCCGGATCGAAGCCGAGCTGAGCAGACCCGTTGCCGAAGCCGGACTGGTTATTTCCGGGCCAACGGGACAGACGTTCCGGCAGTCGACGGTAAAAGTAGGTGGTACTACCTTCAGCCAGCAGCTGGATCTAACCCAGTTACCAACGGGGCTGTACGTTGTTCGGCTGAAAGCAGGTGATGTCGTCCTGACGCAAAAGGTTATTATTGCACGGTAA